The Glycine max cultivar Williams 82 chromosome 12, Glycine_max_v4.0, whole genome shotgun sequence genome window below encodes:
- the LOC100819139 gene encoding probable E3 ubiquitin-protein ligase ATL45 isoform X3: MSRNMNNFTHLLGPWQTDFRSNDGHTFNHRESNEDDRSSGVLARQRFSDFRNPLGFHSIPNFPAPPPRRQQIHVHNEDMRRLREIFLQPPQRSTFQINTQAPPPVEISKSTALSKLKKVVHDPPPKRYARRVSLYYRNNVAKPWKEKEKEKDEDGKSCAICLEDFEPSEEVMLTPCNHMFHEDCIVPWLTSKGQCPVCRFVIFEIERGNQSSFNNNDIANLEPSNIINREFLSILRAMEEDFQLSSMTY, from the exons ATGAGCCGCAACATGAACAATTTTACACATTTGCTTGGGCCATGGCAAACAGATTTTAGATCCAATGATGGCCACACTTTCAATCATCGTGAATCCAATGAG GATGACAGAAGTTCAGGTGTATTAGCTCGACAACGGTTTTCGGACTTCAGAAATCCTTTAGGATTCCACAGTATACCAAA TTTTCCAGCACCACCACCTAGAAGACAACAAATTCATGTGCACAATGAGGATATGAGAAGGCTTAGAGAGATTTTCCTTCagccacctcaaagatccacaTTCCAAATAAACACACAAGCTCCCCCACCGGTAGAAATTTCCAAATCAACGGCTTTGAGCAAGCTTAAGAAAGTAGTCCATGACCCTCCACCAAAGAGGTATGCTAGGAGGGTGAGCTTATATTACAGAAACAATGTTGCAAAGCCTTGgaaagagaaggagaaagaaaaggatGAAGATGGCAAGAGTTGTGCTATTTGCTTGGAAGATTTTGAGCCCAGTGAGGAGGTCATGCTCACTCCTTGCAACCACATGTTTCATGAGGATTGCATTGTACCATGGCTAACAAGTAAGGGCCAGTGCCCAGTTTGTAGGTTTGTGATTTTTGAGATAGAAAGGGGGAATCAATCATCCTTCAATAACAATGACATTGCCAATTTGGAACCTAGCAACATTATTAATAGAGAGTTTTTGTCAATTTTGAGGGCAATGGAAGAAGATTTTCAATTGAGCAGTATGACTTACTAA
- the LOC100819139 gene encoding probable E3 ubiquitin-protein ligase plr-1 isoform X2, which translates to MSRNMNNFTHLLGPWQTDFRSNDGHTFNHRESNEVPVFYRSHSTHVTDDRSSGVLARQRFSDFRNPLGFHSIPNFPAPPPRRQQIHVHNEDMRRLREIFLQPPQRSTFQINTQAPPPVEISKSTALSKLKKVVHDPPPKRYARRVSLYYRNNVAKPWKEKEKEKDEDGKSCAICLEDFEPSEEVMLTPCNHMFHEDCIVPWLTSKGQCPVCRFVIFEIERGNQSSFNNNDIANLEPSNIINREFLSILRAMEEDFQLSSMTY; encoded by the exons ATGAGCCGCAACATGAACAATTTTACACATTTGCTTGGGCCATGGCAAACAGATTTTAGATCCAATGATGGCCACACTTTCAATCATCGTGAATCCAATGAGGTGCCTGTGTTTTACAGATCTCACTCTACTCATGTCACT GATGACAGAAGTTCAGGTGTATTAGCTCGACAACGGTTTTCGGACTTCAGAAATCCTTTAGGATTCCACAGTATACCAAA TTTTCCAGCACCACCACCTAGAAGACAACAAATTCATGTGCACAATGAGGATATGAGAAGGCTTAGAGAGATTTTCCTTCagccacctcaaagatccacaTTCCAAATAAACACACAAGCTCCCCCACCGGTAGAAATTTCCAAATCAACGGCTTTGAGCAAGCTTAAGAAAGTAGTCCATGACCCTCCACCAAAGAGGTATGCTAGGAGGGTGAGCTTATATTACAGAAACAATGTTGCAAAGCCTTGgaaagagaaggagaaagaaaaggatGAAGATGGCAAGAGTTGTGCTATTTGCTTGGAAGATTTTGAGCCCAGTGAGGAGGTCATGCTCACTCCTTGCAACCACATGTTTCATGAGGATTGCATTGTACCATGGCTAACAAGTAAGGGCCAGTGCCCAGTTTGTAGGTTTGTGATTTTTGAGATAGAAAGGGGGAATCAATCATCCTTCAATAACAATGACATTGCCAATTTGGAACCTAGCAACATTATTAATAGAGAGTTTTTGTCAATTTTGAGGGCAATGGAAGAAGATTTTCAATTGAGCAGTATGACTTACTAA
- the LOC100819139 gene encoding E3 ubiquitin-protein ligase RNF115 isoform X1, with amino-acid sequence MSRNMNNFTHLLGPWQTDFRSNDGHTFNHRESNEVPVFYRSHSTHVTQDDRSSGVLARQRFSDFRNPLGFHSIPNFPAPPPRRQQIHVHNEDMRRLREIFLQPPQRSTFQINTQAPPPVEISKSTALSKLKKVVHDPPPKRYARRVSLYYRNNVAKPWKEKEKEKDEDGKSCAICLEDFEPSEEVMLTPCNHMFHEDCIVPWLTSKGQCPVCRFVIFEIERGNQSSFNNNDIANLEPSNIINREFLSILRAMEEDFQLSSMTY; translated from the exons ATGAGCCGCAACATGAACAATTTTACACATTTGCTTGGGCCATGGCAAACAGATTTTAGATCCAATGATGGCCACACTTTCAATCATCGTGAATCCAATGAGGTGCCTGTGTTTTACAGATCTCACTCTACTCATGTCACT CAGGATGACAGAAGTTCAGGTGTATTAGCTCGACAACGGTTTTCGGACTTCAGAAATCCTTTAGGATTCCACAGTATACCAAA TTTTCCAGCACCACCACCTAGAAGACAACAAATTCATGTGCACAATGAGGATATGAGAAGGCTTAGAGAGATTTTCCTTCagccacctcaaagatccacaTTCCAAATAAACACACAAGCTCCCCCACCGGTAGAAATTTCCAAATCAACGGCTTTGAGCAAGCTTAAGAAAGTAGTCCATGACCCTCCACCAAAGAGGTATGCTAGGAGGGTGAGCTTATATTACAGAAACAATGTTGCAAAGCCTTGgaaagagaaggagaaagaaaaggatGAAGATGGCAAGAGTTGTGCTATTTGCTTGGAAGATTTTGAGCCCAGTGAGGAGGTCATGCTCACTCCTTGCAACCACATGTTTCATGAGGATTGCATTGTACCATGGCTAACAAGTAAGGGCCAGTGCCCAGTTTGTAGGTTTGTGATTTTTGAGATAGAAAGGGGGAATCAATCATCCTTCAATAACAATGACATTGCCAATTTGGAACCTAGCAACATTATTAATAGAGAGTTTTTGTCAATTTTGAGGGCAATGGAAGAAGATTTTCAATTGAGCAGTATGACTTACTAA
- the LOC100819139 gene encoding E3 ubiquitin-protein ligase RNF133 isoform X4, translated as MMATLSIIVNPMRCLCFTDLTLLMSLFPAPPPRRQQIHVHNEDMRRLREIFLQPPQRSTFQINTQAPPPVEISKSTALSKLKKVVHDPPPKRYARRVSLYYRNNVAKPWKEKEKEKDEDGKSCAICLEDFEPSEEVMLTPCNHMFHEDCIVPWLTSKGQCPVCRFVIFEIERGNQSSFNNNDIANLEPSNIINREFLSILRAMEEDFQLSSMTY; from the exons ATGATGGCCACACTTTCAATCATCGTGAATCCAATGAGGTGCCTGTGTTTTACAGATCTCACTCTACTCATGTCACT TTTTCCAGCACCACCACCTAGAAGACAACAAATTCATGTGCACAATGAGGATATGAGAAGGCTTAGAGAGATTTTCCTTCagccacctcaaagatccacaTTCCAAATAAACACACAAGCTCCCCCACCGGTAGAAATTTCCAAATCAACGGCTTTGAGCAAGCTTAAGAAAGTAGTCCATGACCCTCCACCAAAGAGGTATGCTAGGAGGGTGAGCTTATATTACAGAAACAATGTTGCAAAGCCTTGgaaagagaaggagaaagaaaaggatGAAGATGGCAAGAGTTGTGCTATTTGCTTGGAAGATTTTGAGCCCAGTGAGGAGGTCATGCTCACTCCTTGCAACCACATGTTTCATGAGGATTGCATTGTACCATGGCTAACAAGTAAGGGCCAGTGCCCAGTTTGTAGGTTTGTGATTTTTGAGATAGAAAGGGGGAATCAATCATCCTTCAATAACAATGACATTGCCAATTTGGAACCTAGCAACATTATTAATAGAGAGTTTTTGTCAATTTTGAGGGCAATGGAAGAAGATTTTCAATTGAGCAGTATGACTTACTAA